Within bacterium, the genomic segment TGCTTGGCGCCGATCTGGTTATTTCGAGCCGCCAGCCTTTTTCATCCGAGATCGAATATTTTATTGACTCACTGGGTGGAAAACAATCGCGCGAAATCACTTTTGCCTCGATGATCTATTTCAAAAAGAACAACGGGACGCGGCTCATTCAGGTCAAATCTGTCGAAGGTACATTTCCCTACTACGGTGCATTGGAAACTCTGCCGCCCGACGCGGCCGGTACATTCAGGCAAGGCAGAAAAGCGCTGGTTGATCACGGTTTGCTGCTGCAATTCGGCGCTGAAGTTGGCGATACGATCACACTCGGTTCCCAATCATTTGTTATCGAAGGGCGGCTGCAAAAAGTTCCGGGTGAATCGGCCGCGACGCAATTAGC encodes:
- a CDS encoding ABC transporter permease, which translates into the protein MTDMNFKKPHFTITDPWIWKMAWRDGRHHWQRLFLFLLSIVMGTAALVAIQSMSDNLKRDIDDQAKTLLGADLVISSRQPFSSEIEYFIDSLGGKQSREITFASMIYFKKNNGTRLIQVKSVEGTFPYYGALETLPPDAAGTFRQGRKALVDHGLLLQFGAEVGDTITLGSQSFVIEGRLQKVPGESAATQLA